Proteins co-encoded in one Sulfuricaulis limicola genomic window:
- a CDS encoding cytochrome C assembly family protein, which yields MTNPVMNFLALALYFIAGGLLGQRLLRGQVVTGGAKIGIFSLGLGAVVLHAALLYSSLWTAAGINLALTPAFSLIAWVVAILYLATSLIRPVDNLGILILPIAGLTLLVEWLWPGHMSLTLTSSVSAAHIIISVLAYSLLCLAAVQSLMLLMQERHLHGKHPGGFIRALPPMQTMEGVMFQMIGLGFILLTFTLISGVFFSETTSGQPLRFTHHMVLAVLAWIVYAILLVGRWRLGWRGRPAIHWTLGGFALLLLAYFGSKFVLEVLLHRG from the coding sequence ATGACCAATCCCGTCATGAATTTCCTCGCCCTGGCGCTGTACTTCATCGCCGGCGGACTCCTGGGTCAGCGCCTGCTGCGCGGGCAGGTCGTCACCGGCGGCGCCAAAATCGGCATTTTCAGTCTCGGTCTCGGCGCGGTGGTGCTGCACGCCGCGCTGCTCTATTCCAGCCTGTGGACAGCGGCCGGGATCAATCTGGCCCTGACACCCGCTTTCTCGCTCATCGCCTGGGTCGTGGCCATATTATATCTCGCTACCTCGCTCATTCGTCCGGTGGACAATCTGGGCATCCTCATCCTGCCCATCGCCGGCCTCACGCTGCTGGTCGAATGGCTGTGGCCCGGCCACATGTCCCTGACGCTCACTTCGAGCGTGTCGGCGGCGCACATCATCATCTCGGTCCTGGCCTACAGCCTGCTGTGCCTGGCCGCGGTGCAGAGCCTGATGCTGCTGATGCAGGAGCGGCATCTGCACGGCAAGCACCCGGGCGGATTCATCCGCGCCCTGCCGCCGATGCAGACCATGGAAGGCGTGATGTTCCAGATGATCGGCCTGGGTTTCATTCTGCTTACCTTCACGCTGATCAGCGGCGTGTTCTTTTCCGAAACGACTTCCGGCCAACCGCTCAGGTTCACGCATCATATGGTGCTGGCGGTGCTCGCCTGGATCGTGTACGCCATCCTGCTTGTCGGTCGCTGGCGCCTCGGCTGGCGCGGACGCCCGGCCATCCACTGGACCCTGGGCGGCTTCGCGCTGCTGCTGCTGGCCTACTTCGGCAGCAAGTTCGTGCTGGAAGTGCTGCTGCATCGCGGCTGA
- the ffh gene encoding signal recognition particle protein: MFDNLSQRLQVTLKRLRGQGRLTEENTREALREVRMALLEADVALPVVKDFIEHVRVKAAGQEVLASLTPGQALIKVVHDELVALMGAANEKLNLATRPPAVILVAGLQGSGKTTTVAKLARFLRERDNKSVMVVSADVYRPAAIEQLHKLAAAVGAEFFPSHPDQKPVDIARHAVEEARKRMMDVLIVDSAGRLHVDEPMMQEIRAVHAAIEPVETLFVVDSMTGQDAVNTARAFNEALPLTGVILTKTDGDARGGAALSIRQVTGKPIKFMGVGEKPAALEPFYPDRVAARILGMGDVLGLVEQASQAADREKAQEFAQKLAKGKGFDLEDFRDQMLQMEKMGGLASLMEKLPGVGEVSEAAKSQLGDRQVKRLVAIINSMTPAERSHPDTIRGSRKRRIAAGSGTQVQDVNRLLKQFDQMQKVMKRMGKGGLQRMLRDVKGRLPGLPG; this comes from the coding sequence ATGTTCGACAATTTAAGCCAGAGATTACAGGTCACCCTCAAGCGCCTGCGCGGGCAGGGGCGGCTCACCGAGGAAAACACACGCGAGGCCCTGCGCGAGGTGCGCATGGCGCTGCTCGAAGCCGACGTGGCGCTGCCGGTGGTCAAGGACTTCATCGAGCACGTGCGCGTCAAGGCCGCCGGCCAGGAGGTGCTCGCGAGCCTGACGCCGGGACAGGCGCTGATCAAGGTCGTGCACGACGAGCTGGTCGCTCTCATGGGCGCGGCCAATGAAAAACTCAACTTGGCGACCCGCCCGCCCGCCGTGATCCTGGTGGCGGGCTTGCAGGGCTCCGGCAAGACCACGACCGTGGCCAAGCTGGCGCGCTTCCTGCGCGAGCGCGACAACAAATCCGTCATGGTGGTGAGCGCGGACGTCTATCGCCCGGCAGCCATCGAACAGTTGCACAAACTGGCCGCTGCGGTGGGCGCGGAATTTTTCCCCAGCCATCCCGACCAGAAGCCGGTGGACATCGCGCGCCACGCCGTCGAGGAGGCGCGCAAGCGCATGATGGACGTGCTGATCGTCGACAGCGCCGGCCGCCTGCACGTGGACGAGCCGATGATGCAGGAGATCCGCGCCGTGCACGCGGCAATTGAACCGGTCGAGACGCTATTCGTGGTGGACAGCATGACCGGCCAGGATGCGGTGAACACGGCCAGGGCCTTCAACGAGGCGCTGCCTCTCACCGGCGTGATCCTGACCAAGACCGACGGCGATGCGCGCGGCGGCGCGGCGCTCTCGATCCGGCAGGTGACCGGCAAGCCGATCAAGTTCATGGGCGTGGGCGAGAAGCCCGCCGCGCTGGAGCCGTTTTATCCGGATCGCGTGGCCGCGCGCATCCTCGGCATGGGCGACGTGCTGGGGCTGGTGGAACAGGCGAGCCAGGCCGCTGACAGGGAAAAGGCGCAGGAATTCGCCCAGAAGCTCGCCAAAGGCAAGGGCTTCGATCTCGAGGATTTCCGGGATCAGATGTTACAGATGGAAAAAATGGGCGGCTTGGCCAGCCTCATGGAAAAACTGCCGGGTGTTGGCGAGGTCAGCGAAGCGGCCAAGTCACAATTGGGTGACCGGCAGGTGAAGCGGCTGGTGGCCATCATCAATTCCATGACGCCGGCGGAACGCAGCCACCCGGACACGATCCGCGGTTCGCGCAAGCGGCGCATCGCCGCCGGTTCGGGCACGCAGGTGCAGGATGTCAATCGCCTGCTGAAGCAATTCGATCAGATGCAGAAGGTGATGAAGCGCATGGGCAAGGGCGGATTGCAACGGATGTTGCGCGATGTCAAGGGGCGCTTGCCGGGCTTGCCCGGTTGA
- the rsd gene encoding sigma D regulator has product MTTEHHRETSPQENRAKERRAGSQELVQKLVAERTEMLSLYCQLAGLETYGNGKNSRAKHSQELLQKFCQVLVDYIAAGHFSLYERVVNGTERRQQISDLAEKLYPRIAKSTEVALDFNDKYDCSDNCEISASLSDDLSRLGEELAARIELEDKLIRHLH; this is encoded by the coding sequence ATGACAACGGAGCACCACAGAGAGACGTCACCACAGGAAAACAGGGCCAAGGAGCGTCGCGCCGGAAGCCAGGAGCTGGTGCAGAAACTGGTGGCCGAACGCACCGAGATGCTGTCCCTGTACTGTCAGCTGGCGGGGCTGGAGACGTACGGAAACGGCAAGAATTCGCGCGCCAAGCACTCGCAGGAATTGCTCCAGAAGTTCTGCCAGGTGCTGGTCGATTACATCGCCGCCGGGCATTTCAGCCTGTATGAACGCGTCGTCAACGGCACCGAACGCCGCCAGCAGATTTCCGATCTGGCCGAGAAACTCTATCCCCGCATCGCCAAATCCACCGAAGTGGCGCTGGACTTCAACGACAAATACGATTGCAGTGACAACTGCGAAATCTCCGCGTCACTCAGCGACGATCTTTCCCGCTTGGGCGAGGAACTCGCCGCCCGCATCGAGCTCGAAGACAAGCTCATCCGGCATCTGCACTGA
- the moaA gene encoding GTP 3',8-cyclase MoaA has product MEPGLVDPFNRRIEYVRVSVTDRCDLRCTYCLPPGHHDFIEPEHWLTFDEIERVIRAFTELGVYRVRLTGGEPLTRHKLPELAARLNALPRLEDLSLSTNGVQLKKQAQALWQAGVKRINVSLDSLQPARFAAITGGGKLDKVLDGLAAASAAGLHPVKINMVVMNGVNDDEVEDMVRYCIEHDFTLRLIETMPMGDTGRTASSHYLDLEVVRRRLEERFELVPAVMPGGRSRRPASRDTGTSMYGGGPARYVGIAGTNLRIGFITPISRHFCETCNRVRLSADGALYLCLGQDDKVELRPLLRAGIGDGDLKDTIRAAIARKPERHEFREQPQKIVRFMSRTGG; this is encoded by the coding sequence ATGGAACCCGGACTGGTCGACCCGTTCAACCGCAGAATCGAATACGTTCGCGTGTCGGTCACCGACCGCTGCGATCTGCGTTGCACCTATTGCCTGCCGCCGGGCCATCACGATTTCATCGAACCCGAGCATTGGCTCACCTTCGATGAAATCGAGCGTGTGATACGCGCCTTCACCGAACTCGGTGTTTACCGCGTGCGCCTTACCGGCGGAGAGCCGCTGACGCGCCACAAACTCCCGGAGCTGGCCGCGCGCCTGAATGCACTGCCCCGTCTCGAAGACCTGTCGCTCAGCACCAATGGCGTGCAGCTGAAAAAACAGGCCCAGGCGCTGTGGCAGGCTGGCGTAAAACGCATCAACGTCAGTCTCGATTCATTGCAGCCCGCGCGCTTCGCCGCCATCACCGGCGGCGGCAAGCTCGACAAGGTCCTCGACGGCCTTGCCGCCGCCAGCGCGGCCGGACTGCATCCGGTCAAGATCAACATGGTGGTGATGAATGGCGTCAACGACGACGAAGTCGAGGACATGGTGCGCTACTGCATCGAGCACGACTTCACGTTGCGCCTGATCGAGACCATGCCCATGGGCGACACCGGGCGTACGGCCAGCAGTCACTATCTCGACCTGGAAGTGGTGCGCCGCCGTCTGGAAGAACGCTTCGAGCTGGTTCCGGCGGTCATGCCGGGCGGTCGCTCCCGGCGTCCTGCCTCCCGCGACACTGGTACGTCCATGTACGGCGGCGGGCCGGCGCGTTACGTGGGCATCGCCGGGACCAATCTGCGCATCGGCTTCATCACTCCGATCTCGCGTCACTTCTGCGAAACCTGCAATCGCGTGCGCCTGTCCGCCGATGGCGCGCTGTATTTATGTCTCGGTCAGGACGACAAGGTTGAATTGCGGCCGTTGCTGCGGGCAGGCATCGGCGACGGGGATTTGAAGGACACGATCCGCGCCGCCATCGCGCGCAAACCGGAGCGGCACGAGTTCCGCGAACAGCCGCAGAAGATTGTCAGATTTATGTCCCGAACGGGAGGTTAA
- the nirD gene encoding nitrite reductase small subunit NirD, with amino-acid sequence MNDWIEIGRIEDIPPQGARVICTAQGDIAVFRTATDEIFALRDRCPHKGGPLSQGIVSGKTVTCPLHNWNIALDTGEAVAPDEGCAGHFPVRVVEGRISLLLSTERVKLAVVC; translated from the coding sequence ATGAACGACTGGATCGAAATTGGCCGCATCGAGGATATTCCCCCGCAGGGCGCGCGCGTGATATGCACGGCGCAGGGCGACATCGCGGTTTTCCGCACCGCCACGGATGAAATCTTCGCCCTGCGCGACCGCTGCCCGCACAAGGGCGGACCGCTGTCGCAGGGCATCGTGTCCGGCAAAACCGTCACCTGCCCTCTGCATAACTGGAACATCGCCCTCGACACTGGCGAGGCGGTGGCGCCGGATGAAGGTTGTGCCGGGCATTTTCCCGTCAGGGTCGTGGAGGGAAGAATCTCGCTCCTGCTTTCGACGGAACGGGTGAAACTCGCCGTTGTCTGCTGA
- the nirB gene encoding nitrite reductase large subunit NirB: MQKEKLVLVGNGMAGMRTLEELLKTAPDMYDITVFGSEPYGNYNRILLSPVLAGEKAFPDILLNDEPWYQANGIKLHKNCEVTGIDRRARKVVARDGTAAEYDRLLLATGSHPFIIPVPGSTLPGVITFRDMNDVDTMISASKSLRHAVVIGGGLLGLEAANGLKQRGMHVTVVHLSKTLMDRQLDEVAGGMLHRSLEERGVEFLLGAETAEIIGKKRVQGVRFKDGRETTADLVVMAVGIRPNIDLAKKSGIYCERGIIVNDTMQTYDPSVYAVGECVQHRRQTYGLVAPLFEQAKVCSDHLARLGIRRYQGSVTSTKLKVTGIDVFSAGDFTGNDQTESIVLQDPGAGVYKKVVLKDNRIQGAVMVGDTVDGAWYFQLMREGTDVSAFRTRLLHGQAHLGDAGHGGANAVAAMDDKAEICGCNGVCKGEIVQAIVGKKLFTLEDVRAHTKASSSCGSCTGLVEQILAITLGGDYSAAPQAKPLCKCTEYTHDEVRAQIRERRLTSIATVMQELEWKNPDGCATCRPALNYYLIATWPAEVKDDYQSRFINERVHANIQKDGTYSVVPRMWGGVTTPAELRAIADVAEKFKVPEVKVTGGQRIDLLGIKKEQLPAVWGELGKAGLVSGHAYGKAIRTVKTCVGSEWCRFGVQDSTGMGIQLERMTWGSWTPHKFKLAVSGCPRNCAEATIKDFGVVAVDSGWELHVGGNGGVKVRVTDLLCKVVTPEEVLEHCGAFLQLYREDARYLERTAPWVERVGLAMIKQKVVENTAGRKALYARFLESQKYAQVDPWAERAQNSVDRHEFMPLKQIA; encoded by the coding sequence ATGCAAAAAGAAAAGCTGGTATTGGTCGGCAATGGCATGGCCGGCATGCGCACGCTCGAGGAGTTGCTCAAGACCGCGCCGGACATGTATGACATCACCGTGTTCGGCTCCGAGCCGTACGGGAACTACAACCGCATCCTGCTCTCGCCCGTGCTCGCGGGCGAAAAGGCCTTTCCCGACATCCTGCTGAACGACGAACCGTGGTACCAAGCCAACGGCATCAAACTGCACAAGAACTGCGAAGTCACCGGGATCGACCGGCGGGCACGGAAAGTCGTCGCCCGGGATGGCACCGCCGCCGAATATGACCGGCTGCTGCTGGCCACCGGTTCCCATCCGTTCATTATCCCGGTGCCGGGCAGCACTTTGCCCGGCGTCATCACCTTCCGCGACATGAACGACGTGGACACCATGATCAGTGCGTCCAAGTCGCTGCGCCATGCCGTCGTCATCGGCGGCGGGCTGCTGGGCCTGGAGGCGGCGAATGGATTGAAGCAGCGCGGCATGCACGTCACGGTGGTGCATCTTTCCAAGACGCTGATGGACCGTCAGCTGGACGAAGTGGCCGGAGGCATGCTGCACCGCTCGCTCGAGGAGCGTGGCGTGGAATTCCTGCTCGGTGCGGAAACCGCGGAGATCATCGGCAAGAAACGCGTGCAGGGCGTGCGCTTCAAGGACGGACGCGAAACCACCGCCGACCTCGTGGTCATGGCGGTCGGCATACGTCCGAACATCGATCTCGCGAAAAAATCCGGGATTTACTGCGAGCGCGGCATCATCGTCAACGACACCATGCAAACCTACGACCCGAGCGTGTATGCCGTGGGCGAGTGCGTGCAGCACCGGCGCCAAACGTATGGGCTGGTGGCGCCACTGTTCGAGCAGGCCAAGGTCTGTTCCGATCACCTGGCCCGGCTCGGCATCCGCCGCTATCAGGGCTCGGTCACCTCGACCAAGCTCAAGGTCACCGGCATCGACGTGTTCTCCGCCGGCGATTTCACCGGCAACGACCAGACCGAAAGCATCGTGCTGCAGGATCCGGGCGCGGGCGTGTACAAGAAGGTCGTGCTCAAGGACAACCGCATCCAGGGCGCGGTCATGGTGGGCGATACCGTGGACGGCGCCTGGTATTTCCAGCTGATGCGCGAGGGCACGGACGTCAGCGCCTTCCGCACGCGCCTGCTGCACGGCCAGGCGCACCTGGGCGACGCCGGTCACGGCGGCGCCAACGCCGTCGCGGCCATGGACGACAAGGCCGAAATTTGTGGCTGCAACGGCGTGTGCAAGGGTGAAATCGTCCAGGCCATCGTCGGCAAAAAACTCTTCACCCTCGAGGACGTGCGCGCCCACACCAAGGCCTCTTCCTCCTGCGGTTCCTGCACCGGGCTGGTGGAACAGATACTCGCAATAACGCTCGGCGGCGATTACTCCGCCGCGCCCCAGGCCAAACCGCTGTGCAAATGCACCGAATACACCCACGACGAGGTGCGCGCGCAGATCCGCGAGCGCCGTCTGACCAGCATCGCAACGGTGATGCAGGAACTGGAATGGAAGAATCCGGACGGCTGCGCCACCTGCCGCCCGGCGCTGAACTATTACCTGATCGCCACCTGGCCGGCGGAGGTGAAGGACGATTACCAGTCGCGCTTCATCAATGAGCGCGTGCACGCCAACATCCAGAAAGATGGCACCTACTCCGTGGTGCCGCGCATGTGGGGCGGCGTGACCACGCCGGCGGAGCTGCGCGCCATCGCCGACGTCGCGGAAAAATTCAAGGTGCCCGAGGTCAAGGTCACCGGCGGCCAGCGCATCGACCTGCTGGGGATAAAGAAGGAACAACTGCCCGCCGTCTGGGGCGAGCTCGGCAAGGCCGGGCTGGTTTCCGGCCACGCCTACGGCAAGGCCATTCGCACCGTGAAGACCTGTGTCGGCTCGGAATGGTGCCGCTTCGGGGTGCAGGATTCGACCGGCATGGGCATTCAACTCGAAAGAATGACCTGGGGCTCATGGACGCCGCACAAATTCAAGCTGGCGGTGTCGGGCTGCCCGCGCAACTGCGCCGAGGCCACCATCAAGGACTTCGGCGTGGTCGCGGTGGACTCCGGCTGGGAACTGCACGTCGGCGGCAACGGCGGCGTGAAGGTGCGCGTCACCGACCTGCTGTGCAAGGTCGTGACACCCGAGGAAGTACTGGAGCATTGCGGCGCCTTCCTGCAACTCTATCGCGAAGACGCGCGCTATCTGGAACGCACCGCGCCGTGGGTCGAGCGCGTGGGACTGGCCATGATCAAACAGAAAGTCGTCGAAAACACCGCCGGGAGAAAAGCGCTGTACGCGCGCTTCCTGGAATCCCAGAAATACGCGCAGGTGGATCCCTGGGCCGAGCGCGCGCAAAACAGCGTCGACCGGCACGAATTCATGCCCCTCAAACAAATTGCCTGA
- a CDS encoding YciK family oxidoreductase, which produces MKPYTPAPDLLTSRRILITGAGDGIGRAAALACAQHGASVILLGRTAKKLEKVYDEIEHRGWPQPALLPLDLATATPSHYEQVAQTIEREFGGLDGLLHNAADAGTLTPLEHYTPEMWFRLMQVNLNAAWLLTRACLPLLNKSADASIVFTTADVGRQGRAYWGAYGVSCFGLEGLMQILADECAAEKRIRVNSLDPGVVRTGMRSRLYPGEDRDALPAPETLMPAYLYLLGPDSRGVNGQALSAKDFM; this is translated from the coding sequence ATGAAACCCTACACGCCCGCCCCCGACCTGCTGACTTCGCGCCGCATCCTGATCACCGGCGCCGGCGACGGCATCGGGCGCGCCGCGGCGCTGGCCTGCGCGCAACACGGGGCCAGCGTCATCCTGCTCGGTCGGACCGCCAAAAAACTGGAAAAGGTCTACGACGAAATCGAGCACCGTGGCTGGCCGCAGCCGGCGCTGTTGCCGCTCGATCTGGCCACGGCCACGCCTTCGCATTACGAGCAGGTGGCGCAAACCATCGAACGGGAATTCGGCGGCCTCGACGGCCTGCTGCACAACGCCGCCGATGCCGGCACTCTCACGCCGCTGGAGCATTACACGCCGGAAATGTGGTTCCGCCTGATGCAGGTGAATCTGAATGCCGCCTGGCTGCTGACGCGCGCCTGTCTGCCGCTATTGAATAAATCCGCGGATGCCTCCATCGTTTTCACCACCGCCGACGTCGGCCGCCAGGGCCGCGCCTACTGGGGCGCCTATGGCGTTTCCTGTTTCGGGCTGGAAGGCCTGATGCAGATACTCGCGGATGAGTGCGCCGCCGAGAAACGCATTCGCGTCAACAGCCTCGACCCCGGCGTGGTTCGTACCGGCATGCGCTCACGCCTCTACCCCGGCGAGGACCGCGACGCCCTGCCCGCACCGGAAACCCTCATGCCGGCCTATCTGTACCTGCTCGGTCCCGACAGCCGGGGCGTGAACGGGCAGGCTCTGAGCGCCAAAGATTTCATGTAG
- a CDS encoding diguanylate cyclase, with the protein MKPEPSKKTEPLPLLLLVEDSQTTTALLSKYLGHTYRLLHAKDGVQAWDVLEKNPDIAIVITDIHMPNMSGHQLLVKIRKSDGAHHKNMPVIVMTTAEDNVDRNLAFLNGANDFITKPIDEMELVARLNVHYRLARTIRELEASKKALAEQATTDSLTKLKNRRAFFENGTKAVALARRYVSDLSVLLLDIDHFKKINDTYGHAAGDDALMVVANILLEMSRTEDTVARIGGEEFALLLPDTNRLGTAVLAERIRSAIEREQFIVGDKIVPITVSIGIATFGVDPADSIDQLLGVADNRLYLAKNAGRNRICVNDEGKTTFA; encoded by the coding sequence GTGAAGCCTGAACCGTCCAAGAAAACCGAACCGCTCCCGCTCCTGCTGCTGGTCGAAGACTCCCAGACGACCACGGCGTTGCTGTCCAAATACCTGGGGCACACCTATCGCCTGCTGCACGCGAAGGACGGCGTGCAGGCCTGGGACGTGCTCGAGAAAAACCCGGATATCGCCATCGTCATCACCGACATCCACATGCCGAACATGAGCGGGCACCAGCTGCTGGTCAAGATCCGCAAAAGCGACGGCGCGCACCACAAGAACATGCCGGTCATCGTCATGACCACGGCCGAGGACAACGTCGACCGCAACCTGGCCTTCCTCAACGGCGCCAACGATTTCATCACCAAACCCATCGACGAGATGGAACTGGTGGCGCGCCTGAACGTGCATTACCGGCTGGCACGCACCATTCGCGAGCTGGAGGCGAGCAAGAAGGCGCTGGCGGAACAGGCCACCACGGATTCCCTGACCAAGCTCAAGAACCGGCGCGCTTTTTTCGAAAACGGCACCAAGGCCGTGGCGCTGGCGCGGCGTTACGTGTCGGACCTGTCGGTGCTCCTGCTCGACATCGACCACTTCAAGAAGATCAACGATACCTACGGACACGCCGCGGGCGACGACGCGCTGATGGTGGTGGCGAACATCCTGCTGGAAATGTCGCGCACCGAGGACACGGTGGCGCGCATCGGCGGCGAGGAATTCGCACTGCTGCTGCCGGACACCAACCGTCTCGGCACCGCGGTGCTGGCGGAACGCATCCGTTCCGCCATCGAGCGCGAGCAATTCATCGTCGGCGACAAGATCGTGCCGATCACGGTCAGCATCGGCATCGCCACCTTCGGGGTGGACCCGGCGGACAGCATCGATCAGCTGCTGGGGGTGGCGGACAACCGCCTGTACCTGGCCAAGAACGCCGGGCGCAACCGCATTTGCGTCAACGACGAAGGCAAGACCACCTTCGCCTGA
- a CDS encoding DNA recombination protein RmuC produces MSNAVTLIIVAIVILLAGGLGWFVAQLRTQKRLAELATTLELERKAAQEKLAGLEQNFIALSQRALKENNAAFLQLAQESLKQFHVQAKGDLELKEKAVENLIKPVREALEKAEQQIRLMENERKEAYGSLTKHLETMVQTQQLLQGETRNLVQALRRPEVRGQWGEMTLKRLAELAGMVEHCDFYEQENTDTEAGRMRPDMIVRMPDGREIVVDVKTPLDAYLSAVEATDDETRRKHLEHHARKVRERVRELSSKAYWTQFKSAPDFVILFIPGDQFLGAALDMDRSLLEDALKQKVILTTPTSFVALLRAVAYGWRQESLTANAEHIRDVGEELYGRLMTFSEHLVKLGRSLNSTVADYNRTVGSFETKLLPGARKFSEMGVGGGDKALAEPEQIDKAVRDVQPG; encoded by the coding sequence ATGAGTAACGCCGTCACACTTATTATTGTCGCCATCGTCATCCTGCTGGCGGGAGGGCTCGGTTGGTTCGTCGCGCAACTGCGCACCCAGAAGCGCCTCGCGGAACTCGCCACCACGCTGGAACTGGAACGCAAGGCGGCGCAGGAAAAGCTCGCCGGCCTGGAACAGAACTTCATCGCCCTGTCCCAGCGCGCGCTCAAGGAAAACAACGCCGCGTTCCTGCAACTGGCGCAGGAATCACTCAAGCAATTCCACGTGCAGGCCAAGGGCGACCTGGAGCTGAAGGAAAAGGCGGTCGAGAACCTGATCAAGCCGGTGCGCGAGGCGCTGGAAAAGGCCGAGCAGCAGATACGCCTGATGGAGAACGAGCGCAAGGAAGCCTACGGCTCGCTCACCAAGCATCTCGAAACCATGGTCCAGACCCAGCAACTGTTGCAGGGCGAGACGCGCAACCTGGTGCAGGCGCTGCGCCGGCCCGAGGTGCGCGGCCAGTGGGGCGAGATGACGCTGAAGCGCCTCGCCGAACTGGCCGGCATGGTCGAGCACTGCGACTTCTACGAACAGGAAAATACCGACACCGAAGCCGGCCGCATGCGTCCCGACATGATCGTGCGCATGCCCGACGGGCGCGAGATCGTGGTGGACGTGAAAACCCCGCTCGATGCCTATCTCAGCGCGGTCGAGGCAACCGACGACGAGACGCGCCGCAAGCACCTGGAGCATCACGCGCGCAAAGTGCGCGAGCGCGTGCGCGAACTGTCCAGCAAGGCCTACTGGACGCAATTCAAGAGCGCGCCCGACTTCGTGATCCTGTTCATCCCCGGCGACCAGTTTCTGGGCGCCGCGCTCGACATGGATCGCAGCCTGCTGGAAGACGCGCTGAAGCAGAAGGTCATCCTCACCACCCCGACCAGCTTCGTGGCCCTGCTGCGCGCCGTGGCTTACGGCTGGCGCCAGGAAAGCCTGACGGCCAACGCCGAGCACATCCGCGACGTCGGCGAGGAGCTCTACGGCCGGCTCATGACCTTCAGCGAACACCTCGTGAAGCTCGGCCGCAGCCTGAACAGCACCGTGGCCGATTACAACAGGACGGTGGGCTCCTTCGAGACCAAGCTGCTGCCGGGGGCGCGCAAGTTCTCGGAGATGGGCGTGGGCGGCGGGGACAAGGCGCTGGCAGAACCCGAGCAAATTGATAAGGCAGTCCGCGACGTTCAGCCGGGCTGA
- a CDS encoding HAD family hydrolase, whose amino-acid sequence MTKIRTVLFDLDGTLADTAPDLAHALNLLLVEEGKTALLYETIRPEVSHGASALVTLGFGKKPGDADFDRLRQRFLVLYTENLCRHTRLFDGIPALLQTLKKQGMNWGVVTNKPAFLTDPLMAQLRPDPAPACVVSGDTVANRKPHPEPMLHACTAAGSRPEQCLYVGDAERDILAGRHAGMKTLVALFGYINGHETPERWGADGMIRAPGEILDWLKQDE is encoded by the coding sequence GTGACTAAGATCCGCACGGTTTTATTTGATCTCGACGGCACGCTGGCCGACACCGCGCCGGACTTGGCGCATGCGCTGAACCTGCTGCTGGTCGAGGAAGGCAAAACCGCCCTGCTCTACGAAACCATCCGTCCCGAGGTGTCGCACGGCGCCTCGGCGCTGGTCACGCTCGGCTTCGGCAAGAAACCGGGAGATGCGGATTTCGACCGCCTGCGCCAGCGCTTCCTTGTGCTGTACACCGAAAATCTCTGCCGCCACACGCGCCTGTTCGACGGCATCCCGGCGCTGCTGCAGACGCTGAAGAAACAGGGCATGAACTGGGGCGTGGTCACGAACAAGCCGGCCTTCCTCACCGATCCGCTGATGGCGCAACTGCGGCCCGATCCCGCGCCGGCCTGCGTGGTCAGCGGCGACACCGTGGCCAACCGCAAGCCGCATCCGGAACCGATGCTGCACGCCTGCACCGCGGCCGGCAGCCGCCCGGAGCAATGCCTGTACGTCGGCGACGCCGAGCGCGACATCCTGGCCGGCCGGCACGCCGGCATGAAAACGCTGGTGGCGCTGTTCGGGTACATTAACGGCCATGAAACCCCCGAACGCTGGGGCGCGGACGGCATGATCCGCGCGCCGGGCGAGATTCTCGACTGGCTGAAACAGGATGAGTAA